In Phycisphaerae bacterium, one genomic interval encodes:
- a CDS encoding TatD family hydrolase, giving the protein MIDCHCHIDLYQHPEKVADRCRVLAMRVLSVTTTPSAWTKSSRLAGGSEHIHTALGLHPQIAHERHVELDLFDSLVEKAKWIGEIGLDGSPELRDHWPVQVRVFRHILQTVSHECGRVMSIHTRRAVSPVLEALYEYPQSGLAVLHWFAGTQAELKKAIEYGCWFSVGLPMLKTAKGRALVEKMPRDRVLTETDGPFVRRNGMSCFPWDVEITTTELATLWCMDQGDLRGTLDENFRKLESHAIV; this is encoded by the coding sequence ATGATTGACTGTCACTGCCATATCGATCTGTACCAACACCCGGAGAAGGTTGCGGACCGATGTAGGGTGCTTGCGATGAGGGTGCTGTCTGTAACTACGACACCCTCAGCTTGGACGAAGAGTTCACGCCTGGCTGGTGGTTCAGAGCACATTCATACGGCCCTGGGGCTTCATCCGCAAATCGCTCACGAGAGGCATGTCGAGTTAGACCTGTTCGATTCGCTTGTAGAGAAAGCGAAGTGGATCGGGGAAATCGGGTTAGACGGTAGCCCCGAACTGCGGGACCATTGGCCAGTGCAGGTGCGAGTGTTTAGACACATATTACAAACGGTAAGCCACGAGTGCGGCCGCGTAATGTCAATCCACACTAGGCGTGCAGTGAGTCCGGTGCTTGAAGCGCTCTACGAGTATCCACAGTCAGGACTTGCAGTCCTTCACTGGTTTGCAGGTACCCAAGCCGAGCTCAAGAAGGCGATTGAGTACGGCTGTTGGTTTAGTGTCGGTCTACCGATGCTGAAAACAGCGAAGGGACGAGCGCTCGTCGAGAAGATGCCGCGAGACAGAGTGCTTACCGAAACGGACGGCCCCTTCGTCCGGCGCAACGGCATGTCGTGCTTTCCGTGGGATGTTGAGATCACGACGACCGAGCTGGCTACTCTATGGTGCATGGATCAGGGCGATCTTCGTGGAACACTTGATGAGAATTTCAGGAAGCTAGAATCGCATGCTATTGTATGA
- a CDS encoding ATPase: MWPDNETDIDFLNFSGVADTVAEIILQANQRPISIGVSGAWGVGKSSMIKLIQASLRKQDEDAKRFLFVEFNAWLYQGYDDVRAALLEVIAEALKKDAESKKTAVGKAKELLGRVNWLRAAKLTGGSAIALSLGLPPVGLLGEILQLGKNVASGKADASGVEKASEAGAQLADEAAGLLKPKADSSPPREIHAIRSCFEETLRELNVTLVVLIDDLDRCLPETSISTLEAIRLFLFLKSTSFVIAADDEMIKHAVRRHFEGVGEKHVTSYFDKLIQVPIRVPPLGTQEVRAYMMLLFADSSSIDAGAKEAVRTQVCEQLGRSWEGKRVDRAFMQTLDAEFSDSLIAQFDTADRLAPLMTTATEIRGNPRLIKRFLNALAIRMAMARANGIGVDEAALAKLLLFERCGGDEAYRQLVDAINADEHGHARFLGAWEQKAIAGEELELENPWDAPFVREWLAVPPRLAELDLRGAIYVSREHTPLISPEDRLSSEGAELLAALLDHPDMAADLAGRLSALGHPELALILDRVLERANQVQEWGVPPILDACLAITRADQSQGRRLAGFLEQRPPVQITAALVPKISSEPWVAQVFEAWSKSDVSKPVKTAIRKQREDGNV, encoded by the coding sequence ATGTGGCCTGATAACGAAACGGATATCGACTTTCTGAATTTCTCGGGCGTCGCCGATACCGTGGCCGAAATCATCTTGCAGGCCAACCAGCGGCCCATCTCGATCGGCGTTTCCGGCGCTTGGGGCGTAGGGAAATCGTCGATGATCAAGCTAATTCAGGCCTCCCTCAGAAAACAAGACGAGGACGCGAAACGCTTCCTCTTTGTCGAGTTCAACGCTTGGCTGTATCAGGGCTACGATGACGTGCGGGCGGCGCTACTTGAAGTAATAGCTGAGGCCCTAAAGAAGGACGCGGAGAGCAAGAAGACTGCGGTCGGTAAGGCAAAGGAACTTCTTGGACGGGTGAATTGGTTGCGAGCCGCGAAGTTGACTGGTGGCTCTGCCATTGCTCTCTCGCTTGGTCTTCCGCCCGTTGGACTTCTCGGAGAGATTCTTCAGCTTGGAAAGAATGTGGCGAGTGGGAAGGCGGACGCCTCAGGAGTAGAGAAGGCGTCGGAGGCAGGTGCGCAATTGGCAGACGAGGCGGCTGGACTTCTGAAACCCAAAGCGGATTCATCGCCGCCGAGGGAAATTCACGCCATACGCTCATGCTTTGAAGAAACTCTAAGGGAACTGAATGTTACTCTGGTCGTACTCATCGACGATCTTGATCGCTGTTTGCCTGAGACGTCAATCTCGACGTTGGAGGCAATTCGCTTATTCTTGTTTCTCAAAAGCACTTCTTTTGTGATCGCCGCGGACGACGAAATGATTAAGCATGCGGTGAGGCGTCACTTTGAGGGTGTTGGCGAGAAGCATGTGACGAGTTACTTTGATAAGCTTATCCAAGTCCCGATCCGAGTACCACCACTGGGGACCCAGGAAGTACGAGCGTACATGATGCTCCTTTTTGCCGACAGTAGCAGCATCGATGCAGGAGCCAAGGAAGCCGTGCGTACGCAAGTTTGCGAGCAACTGGGACGTAGTTGGGAAGGGAAGCGCGTAGACCGTGCGTTCATGCAGACGCTGGATGCGGAATTTTCTGACTCGTTGATCGCGCAGTTCGACACGGCCGATCGACTAGCGCCGCTTATGACCACCGCAACAGAGATTCGCGGGAATCCTCGCTTAATTAAGCGGTTTCTGAACGCGCTGGCCATACGAATGGCAATGGCTCGCGCGAACGGCATTGGGGTCGATGAGGCGGCCCTCGCAAAGCTACTTCTGTTCGAGCGATGTGGTGGAGACGAAGCGTACCGGCAACTCGTGGATGCCATAAATGCTGATGAGCATGGACACGCACGTTTTCTCGGTGCCTGGGAGCAAAAGGCTATTGCCGGGGAGGAGCTCGAACTTGAGAATCCATGGGACGCTCCATTTGTCCGAGAATGGTTAGCAGTTCCACCCCGCTTAGCAGAACTCGACCTACGCGGAGCGATCTACGTCAGCAGAGAACACACGCCGCTGATTTCTCCTGAGGACCGGCTGTCATCCGAAGGAGCGGAGCTACTCGCAGCATTGCTCGACCATCCTGACATGGCGGCGGATCTGGCGGGCCGACTTTCTGCGTTGGGCCATCCCGAGCTAGCCCTCATACTCGACCGGGTCCTGGAGCGAGCGAATCAAGTGCAGGAGTGGGGCGTTCCTCCGATTCTCGATGCGTGTCTTGCGATCACGCGAGCTGATCAAAGCCAAGGCCGCCGGTTGGCTGGCTTCCTTGAGCAGCGACCGCCTGTGCAAATCACGGCGGCTCTCGTGCCAAAGATCAGCAGCGAGCCATGGGTAGCACAAGTGTTTGAGGCTTGGTCAAAATCGGACGTGTCGAAGCCGGTGAAGACTGCCATAAGAAAGCAGCGAGAGGATGGGAACGTCTAA
- a CDS encoding SAM-dependent DNA methyltransferase, protein MARARRAKSKKDEQPLTTAQQLGSLIKSARDIMRKDKGLNGDLDRLPMLTWIMFLKFLDDMEQLGEQEAGLGSKKYKPVIEPPYRWRDWAAQDDGITGDELIAFVNQEVATRPDGTKGPGLIAYLRSLQSSNGRSRREVVARVFDGVYNRMVSGYLLRDVINKIDDIHFTSSEELHTLSRLYESMLKEMRDAAGDSGEFYTPRPVVQFMVAVTDPQLGETVLDPACGTGGFLNEAFEHLSKQVKKTQDRKTLQQSTIFGQEAKPLPYMLAQMNLLLHGLEYPDITYGNSLARKVTEIGDRDRVDVILTNPPFGGEEETGVKSNFPADKQTSETALLFLQLIMRLLKRPEKNNGKPGRAGLVVPDGFLSNAGVASRIKEELLKSFNLHTLVRLPNGVFAPYTPIPTNLLFFDRSGPTKQIWYYEMLLPDGRKNYTKTKPMQFEEFADCIKWFAKRKREENDCAWRVAAEDILQYDSAGALVSVNLDIKNPNGQEALEHLPPEQLASDIIDKERQIIEIMKDIKAELQGSMC, encoded by the coding sequence ATGGCACGAGCACGAAGGGCGAAGTCGAAGAAGGATGAGCAACCGTTGACGACAGCGCAGCAACTCGGTTCGCTCATCAAGTCCGCCCGCGACATCATGCGGAAGGACAAGGGGCTGAATGGCGATCTCGACCGCCTCCCGATGCTCACGTGGATCATGTTCCTCAAGTTTCTTGACGACATGGAGCAGCTTGGGGAGCAAGAGGCCGGTCTCGGCAGCAAGAAGTACAAGCCGGTCATCGAGCCTCCGTATCGCTGGCGCGATTGGGCCGCCCAGGACGATGGCATCACGGGCGATGAACTGATCGCCTTCGTCAACCAGGAAGTCGCTACCCGCCCCGATGGAACGAAAGGGCCGGGGCTGATCGCCTATCTCCGGTCACTCCAGTCATCCAATGGCCGCAGCCGTCGTGAGGTTGTCGCCCGCGTTTTCGACGGCGTCTACAACCGCATGGTGAGCGGCTACCTGCTCCGCGATGTCATCAACAAAATTGACGACATCCACTTCACGTCATCCGAAGAGCTTCACACCTTGAGCCGACTCTACGAGTCGATGCTCAAGGAAATGCGCGACGCGGCTGGGGACTCAGGCGAGTTCTACACCCCCCGGCCTGTCGTACAGTTCATGGTGGCTGTCACCGACCCGCAACTCGGTGAGACCGTGCTCGACCCCGCGTGCGGCACCGGCGGATTCCTGAACGAGGCGTTCGAGCACTTGTCGAAGCAGGTTAAGAAGACCCAGGATCGCAAGACGCTCCAACAGTCCACCATCTTCGGCCAAGAGGCCAAGCCGCTTCCGTACATGCTCGCCCAGATGAATCTGCTGCTCCACGGGCTTGAGTACCCGGACATCACATACGGCAACTCGCTTGCCCGCAAAGTCACCGAAATTGGCGACAGAGATCGCGTGGACGTAATCCTCACGAATCCACCTTTCGGAGGAGAGGAGGAGACGGGCGTCAAGAGCAACTTCCCGGCGGACAAGCAGACGTCTGAGACGGCGCTCCTGTTTCTTCAACTCATCATGCGGCTGCTCAAGCGGCCGGAAAAGAATAATGGAAAGCCCGGGCGAGCAGGCTTGGTTGTTCCGGATGGATTCCTATCGAACGCCGGTGTGGCGTCGCGTATCAAGGAGGAGCTTCTTAAGTCCTTCAATCTGCACACACTCGTCCGCCTGCCCAACGGAGTCTTCGCTCCGTATACACCTATCCCGACGAACCTGCTTTTTTTCGACCGATCCGGACCGACCAAGCAGATCTGGTACTACGAAATGCTGCTACCCGATGGCCGAAAGAACTACACGAAGACCAAGCCGATGCAATTTGAGGAGTTCGCTGACTGCATCAAGTGGTTTGCCAAGAGGAAACGTGAGGAGAACGACTGTGCCTGGAGAGTGGCCGCCGAAGACATTCTGCAATACGACAGTGCCGGGGCTCTTGTGTCAGTGAATCTTGACATCAAGAATCCCAACGGCCAGGAAGCACTCGAACACCTTCCACCTGAGCAGCTCGCCAGTGACATCATCGATAAAGAACGGCAGATCATTGAGATCATGAAGGACATCAAGGCGGAACTACAGGGGAGTATGTGTTGA
- a CDS encoding DEAD/DEAH box helicase family protein, with product MSAHSEADTCRLYVVPRLTEAGWDTEPCSIAEQRTFTDGRIIVSGNRIRRGTKKRADYLLRYARDFPIAVVEAKPEYRTPSAGLGQAKVYAQILGLRFAYSTNGAGIVEFDFTTGVEQQIAAFPSPAELWQRLSTAEGLTEKQSEQLLQPFHSLPEKAPRYYQEVAINRVVQSVVQGKRRILVTMATGTGKTLVAFQVCWKLWASRWNRTGEHRRPKILYLADRNILIDDPKDKTFVPFGDARYKIENGEVVKSREMYFAIYQAIAHDERRPGLFKEFAPDFFDMVIVDECHRGSARADSSWREILEYFAPAVQFGMTATPLRDDNRDTYDYFGNPVYTYSLREGIADGFLAPYRVHRVITTADAAGWRPTSGELDRFGREIPDEEYQTKDFEKVVSLRMRTEAIARHITEFMRQTDRFAKTLVFCVDQEHADEMRQILNNLNADLVQNHPNYVCRVTADEGGVGKRHLSDFQELETETPVILTTSQLLTTGVDAPMVKNVALARVVGSMSEFKQIIGRGTRVREDYGKLYFSILDYTGSATRHFADPDFDGEPELVTESVIDEDGNVVDEEVIDNGRDIDGDDFDGDDGEVIIDGDGAIIVDPPTHERRKFYVDGGHVEVAHQVVYEMDASGNQLRVIQYTDYSAEAVRTLFRSVEELRAVWRAPADRMDVISKLAEKGIDFEQLAELTNAPDADPFDLLCHVAFNAPLRTRRERAERVRTGRQDFFDQYGPEARSILEELLEKYAEHGPGEFKLPDALHVPPISSHGNVAEIITLFGGRDRLQAAIATLQEELYAA from the coding sequence ATGAGCGCGCACAGCGAAGCCGACACATGCAGACTTTACGTAGTTCCCAGGCTTACGGAAGCTGGGTGGGACACTGAACCCTGCTCAATCGCCGAGCAGCGCACGTTTACCGATGGCCGAATTATCGTCTCCGGAAACCGGATTCGGCGCGGCACCAAGAAGCGTGCGGACTACCTGCTCCGCTATGCGCGCGATTTCCCGATAGCAGTTGTCGAGGCGAAGCCTGAGTATAGGACGCCGAGCGCAGGACTCGGGCAAGCCAAGGTGTATGCGCAAATCCTCGGTCTGCGATTCGCTTACTCGACGAACGGGGCTGGAATCGTCGAGTTCGACTTCACGACAGGAGTGGAGCAACAGATCGCCGCTTTTCCCTCCCCCGCTGAGTTGTGGCAGCGCCTTTCGACAGCAGAGGGCCTGACGGAGAAACAGAGCGAACAGCTTCTTCAACCGTTCCATTCGCTCCCCGAAAAAGCGCCTCGCTACTATCAAGAAGTCGCCATCAATCGAGTCGTTCAATCGGTCGTGCAGGGGAAGCGTCGCATACTCGTCACAATGGCAACGGGTACCGGAAAGACCCTGGTGGCCTTTCAGGTTTGCTGGAAGCTTTGGGCAAGCCGCTGGAATCGCACCGGAGAGCACCGTCGCCCCAAGATTCTGTACCTTGCAGACCGCAACATCCTCATCGACGACCCGAAGGACAAGACCTTCGTCCCATTTGGCGACGCACGATACAAGATCGAGAACGGCGAGGTCGTGAAGAGTCGCGAAATGTACTTCGCGATCTATCAGGCGATCGCTCACGATGAGCGCCGCCCCGGTCTGTTTAAGGAGTTTGCACCAGACTTCTTCGACATGGTGATTGTTGACGAGTGCCACCGCGGCTCAGCTCGTGCTGATAGCAGCTGGCGAGAGATTCTTGAATACTTCGCTCCGGCAGTGCAGTTCGGCATGACCGCAACGCCGCTTCGAGACGATAATCGAGACACGTACGATTACTTCGGAAACCCCGTCTATACCTACTCGCTGAGAGAAGGAATCGCCGACGGATTCTTGGCACCGTATCGCGTCCATCGTGTCATTACGACGGCGGATGCCGCGGGGTGGCGTCCAACCAGTGGCGAACTTGATCGCTTTGGGCGCGAGATACCGGACGAGGAGTATCAGACCAAAGACTTTGAGAAAGTAGTCTCGCTGCGGATGCGGACCGAGGCCATTGCCCGGCACATTACCGAATTCATGCGGCAGACGGACCGGTTTGCCAAGACGCTTGTCTTCTGTGTTGATCAAGAACACGCGGACGAGATGCGCCAGATTCTCAACAACCTGAACGCTGACTTGGTGCAGAACCATCCGAACTACGTGTGTCGTGTGACCGCCGATGAGGGCGGAGTGGGGAAGCGGCACCTGAGCGACTTTCAGGAGCTAGAGACGGAGACGCCGGTCATCCTGACTACCTCGCAGCTGCTTACCACCGGCGTCGATGCTCCGATGGTGAAAAACGTGGCACTCGCCCGCGTGGTTGGCTCCATGAGTGAGTTCAAACAGATCATCGGGCGCGGCACGCGCGTGCGGGAGGATTACGGCAAGCTTTACTTCAGCATTCTCGACTACACGGGCTCCGCTACCCGGCACTTCGCGGACCCGGACTTTGACGGTGAACCGGAGCTTGTGACAGAGTCCGTGATCGACGAAGACGGCAACGTGGTCGATGAAGAGGTCATCGACAATGGACGGGATATAGACGGCGATGATTTTGACGGTGACGACGGCGAAGTGATCATCGACGGTGATGGGGCAATCATCGTCGATCCGCCAACACACGAGCGCAGGAAATTCTACGTCGATGGCGGGCACGTTGAAGTCGCGCACCAAGTCGTGTACGAAATGGATGCGAGCGGGAATCAGCTTCGCGTCATTCAATACACGGATTACAGCGCTGAAGCGGTTCGCACGCTGTTTCGATCGGTCGAGGAATTGCGAGCTGTCTGGCGAGCGCCAGCCGACCGGATGGACGTGATAAGCAAGCTGGCGGAGAAGGGGATCGACTTCGAGCAACTGGCCGAACTTACCAATGCGCCCGATGCCGATCCGTTTGACCTCCTCTGCCACGTGGCTTTCAACGCACCGCTTCGCACACGTCGCGAGCGTGCGGAACGGGTACGGACCGGTAGGCAAGATTTTTTCGATCAGTACGGCCCGGAGGCCCGATCCATCCTGGAAGAACTGCTTGAGAAGTACGCGGAGCATGGCCCCGGCGAGTTCAAGCTCCCGGACGCACTCCATGTGCCGCCGATCAGTTCGCACGGAAACGTTGCGGAGATCATTACGCTGTTCGGGGGCAGGGACCGACTCCAGGCCGCGATCGCGACGCTTCAGGAGGAACTCTACGCCGCGTAG
- a CDS encoding helix-turn-helix domain-containing protein, which translates to MKVGGSTEGAKRPADLILTLNELAEYLRLARSTAYKLAQEGKIPGQKVGRHWRFRKDAIDRWLDRGERGSA; encoded by the coding sequence ATGAAGGTGGGAGGCTCGACCGAAGGCGCGAAACGCCCCGCTGATCTCATCCTGACGCTCAACGAGCTTGCGGAGTATCTGCGCCTTGCGAGATCCACGGCGTACAAGCTTGCTCAGGAGGGGAAGATACCGGGTCAGAAGGTAGGAAGGCATTGGCGGTTTCGCAAGGACGCTATTGACCGATGGCTTGATCGTGGCGAACGGGGGTCTGCATGA
- a CDS encoding DUF932 domain-containing protein: MQNLTRASRELFRRSPDECFDSLVSLYERCQQRRERSVDYWHPPQDLRPHVGDGRLGLAFGGAEPYQMNDWSFSQVCRLARVSKDTLNRLKPETAGTALAETLPRSDKPVQLLTSGNGIRSVHGVAYTRLWDVDLLNVVREFATDFQPPQRAGFVAGGAVDRPTTDPVLDDDIPFEPDPEPREAAEGATGLYAGEQDMFCFLIDPLGWAEINGEAFAPGFFIWNSEVGKRSVGVQTFWFQKVCANHIVWDAVEVVEFSRKHTANVHESLTEIRRIIENLVTKRDERRDGFAKVVKKAMETKLGDDAEEVAKVLTDRGIGRSAAKEALRMAERQGAFTIFAVVDALTRLAGKLEFAGDRTEADEKASRLLALVA, encoded by the coding sequence ATGCAGAACTTGACACGTGCGAGCAGGGAGCTGTTTCGTCGCTCGCCGGATGAGTGTTTCGATTCGTTGGTTTCGCTTTACGAGCGCTGCCAGCAGCGTCGCGAGCGGTCCGTCGATTACTGGCACCCGCCGCAAGACTTGCGGCCGCATGTGGGTGACGGGCGATTGGGTCTCGCGTTCGGCGGCGCTGAGCCGTATCAGATGAACGACTGGTCGTTCTCGCAGGTGTGCCGGTTGGCGAGAGTGAGCAAGGATACGCTGAACCGGCTGAAGCCGGAAACGGCGGGAACGGCGCTCGCCGAGACGTTGCCGCGCTCTGATAAGCCGGTGCAGCTACTCACGTCTGGCAACGGGATCCGTTCGGTCCACGGCGTAGCGTACACGCGGTTGTGGGACGTGGATCTGCTCAACGTGGTGCGGGAGTTCGCGACCGACTTTCAGCCGCCGCAGCGAGCCGGTTTTGTTGCGGGCGGCGCTGTCGATCGACCGACGACCGACCCGGTGCTTGATGACGACATTCCGTTCGAACCTGACCCGGAGCCACGCGAGGCCGCGGAGGGAGCGACCGGGCTTTACGCCGGCGAACAGGACATGTTCTGCTTCTTGATTGACCCGCTCGGGTGGGCGGAGATCAACGGCGAAGCGTTTGCTCCCGGCTTCTTCATCTGGAATTCGGAGGTCGGCAAGCGATCGGTCGGCGTGCAGACGTTCTGGTTTCAGAAGGTCTGCGCGAATCACATCGTGTGGGACGCGGTCGAGGTTGTCGAGTTCTCGCGTAAGCACACGGCCAACGTGCATGAGTCTCTGACGGAGATCCGTCGGATCATCGAGAACCTCGTGACCAAACGCGACGAGCGGCGTGATGGATTCGCCAAGGTAGTCAAGAAGGCCATGGAGACGAAGCTGGGCGACGACGCCGAGGAGGTCGCCAAGGTGTTGACTGATCGCGGAATCGGTCGTTCGGCGGCCAAGGAAGCACTTCGTATGGCCGAGCGGCAAGGGGCGTTTACGATCTTCGCCGTTGTGGACGCGCTCACCCGCCTCGCCGGGAAGCTGGAGTTTGCCGGCGATCGGACGGAGGCCGACGAAAAGGCGAGCCGGCTGCTCGCCCTGGTGGCCTAG
- a CDS encoding ParA family protein: MTTICLINQKGGCGKTSTCLHLAGAFVALGRSVLLVDADPQGSLSQAFLGSSTVEQLPADHTVAALFDDSRFVSAPQSLVVPTAFENIMLVPANQHLGTFNTPCPENSGMLQFVLRNLLDEFVEFDLALIDCPPNLYACSWAAMVAADFVVIPVPPEDFGTQGLRAVHQAIEQARVLNPSLRRMGHLVTRCDRRLLIHCAYEKRLRAIYDHMVLQTVIPEASAFKVAVAARKPVEQHDPRSVAAGLTRQLASEIEDRIAAHDAKQRAA, encoded by the coding sequence GTGACAACGATCTGTCTTATCAATCAGAAGGGAGGTTGCGGCAAAACGTCCACCTGCCTGCACTTGGCCGGTGCGTTTGTCGCCCTGGGTCGTTCTGTGCTCCTGGTCGATGCCGACCCACAAGGCTCACTCAGCCAGGCCTTCCTCGGATCCAGCACCGTCGAACAACTCCCGGCCGACCACACCGTCGCGGCGTTGTTCGATGATAGCCGATTCGTTTCCGCTCCGCAAAGCCTCGTCGTCCCGACCGCCTTCGAGAACATTATGCTGGTGCCCGCGAATCAGCATCTGGGAACGTTCAACACACCCTGCCCGGAGAATAGTGGGATGCTCCAATTCGTCCTCAGGAATCTGCTCGACGAGTTCGTCGAGTTTGACCTCGCCCTTATCGACTGCCCGCCGAATCTGTATGCGTGTAGCTGGGCCGCGATGGTGGCCGCCGACTTCGTGGTGATTCCGGTTCCCCCTGAAGACTTCGGAACCCAGGGGCTTCGCGCCGTCCACCAGGCCATCGAGCAGGCCAGGGTCCTCAATCCGTCCCTGCGCCGAATGGGCCACCTGGTGACCCGCTGCGACCGCCGTCTGCTCATTCACTGCGCCTACGAGAAGCGACTCCGCGCCATCTACGATCACATGGTTCTTCAGACCGTCATTCCCGAGGCGTCGGCCTTCAAAGTCGCCGTCGCGGCGCGAAAACCCGTCGAGCAACACGATCCGCGTTCCGTCGCCGCCGGCCTCACCCGCCAGTTGGCCAGCGAGATCGAGGACCGGATCGCAGCCCACGACGCCAAACAACGAGCAGCATGA
- a CDS encoding ParB/RepB/Spo0J family partition protein: MASTRGTLAKLTPNLDESMGRRDAEVQPMLSPVASLKDEGRRPLRKVGTVEINRVVPDPDQPRAEFAEDAIERLAQSIREKGQLLPIHVRWSEAAKKWIIISGERRWRATLQAGLPTIDCYFQEKPLNPSEILEQQLVENLLREDLKPIEQARAFAGLMKLNGWNGKQVAEALRVQPSTVSRALALLRLPDDIQKQVDAGEIPARSAYELSKVKDDRARSRLAAETAAGRLSHHQAAKVARQRRGKPARKATGIRLTFPTEHGFRITVTANRTGTYHDVEAALLEVVEEVRQRLRNNVQLF; the protein is encoded by the coding sequence ATGGCAAGCACCAGAGGCACCTTAGCGAAACTCACTCCGAACCTCGACGAGTCCATGGGCCGTCGCGATGCCGAGGTCCAACCAATGCTGTCGCCGGTTGCATCCCTGAAAGACGAGGGACGGCGTCCGTTGCGCAAAGTCGGTACCGTAGAGATCAACCGCGTCGTCCCCGATCCCGATCAGCCGCGGGCGGAATTCGCGGAGGATGCCATCGAACGCCTGGCCCAGAGCATCCGCGAGAAGGGACAGCTTCTGCCGATTCACGTGCGCTGGTCCGAAGCAGCCAAGAAATGGATCATCATTTCAGGCGAGCGCCGCTGGCGGGCGACACTCCAGGCAGGCCTGCCCACGATCGATTGCTACTTCCAGGAGAAGCCGCTGAACCCGTCCGAAATCCTTGAGCAGCAGTTGGTCGAAAACCTGCTCCGTGAAGACCTCAAACCCATCGAACAGGCCCGCGCCTTCGCAGGCCTGATGAAACTCAACGGCTGGAACGGCAAGCAGGTCGCCGAGGCGCTTCGCGTTCAGCCATCAACGGTGAGCCGTGCCTTGGCGCTCTTACGCCTGCCTGACGATATTCAGAAGCAGGTCGACGCCGGCGAGATTCCGGCGCGCTCAGCCTATGAGCTTTCCAAGGTGAAAGACGACCGCGCCCGCAGCCGGCTTGCCGCCGAAACAGCGGCCGGCCGTCTATCGCATCACCAGGCCGCCAAAGTCGCACGCCAGCGCCGCGGCAAACCGGCGCGCAAAGCAACCGGCATTCGTCTCACTTTTCCCACGGAGCACGGATTCAGGATCACCGTTACCGCGAACCGCACCGGTACCTATCACGACGTTGAAGCCGCTCTTCTCGAAGTCGTCGAGGAAGTCCGCCAGCGCCTCCGCAACAACGTGCAACTTTTTTGA
- a CDS encoding UvrD-helicase domain-containing protein: MPSSKNRVIIACAGSGKTTRLVLDAIANTNRRIAFVTYTINNTERIIDRFGERHGGIPRHVGVMTWFGFLLREGARPYQHVVYRDKRIESICFVQGQSPYWHGESDIARHYLCGGDLIYTDKIAKFAVRCDAASQGSVIRRLRQVYTDLFIDECQDLAAWDWDFVELLLRSDIRITLVGDPRQSVLSTNLARKNNHFRKSGITELMEKWEDDGLCKIETMNETRRCNRAICDFANLLWPGMEGMIPRCDVQTGHDGVFLVQAKKVADYLEHFRPQVLKHGRRKNAPDYERGGLNFGIAKGMECDRVLIVPTRAIKEYLKTGDLDELSGKERLHVAITRARHSVAFVYDGPSAIVPTRWTP, from the coding sequence GTGCCATCGAGTAAGAACAGGGTCATTATTGCATGCGCAGGTTCGGGAAAGACCACACGTCTTGTGCTGGATGCGATCGCCAATACTAATCGGCGGATTGCGTTTGTCACGTATACGATCAACAACACTGAGAGGATCATCGACCGATTTGGCGAGCGGCATGGGGGTATTCCAAGGCATGTCGGTGTGATGACGTGGTTCGGATTCTTGTTGCGAGAGGGCGCAAGACCGTATCAGCACGTCGTCTATCGCGATAAACGGATTGAGTCGATCTGCTTTGTACAGGGCCAATCTCCATATTGGCATGGCGAATCGGACATCGCCCGCCACTACTTATGTGGCGGCGATTTGATCTATACGGACAAGATCGCAAAATTTGCTGTTCGGTGCGATGCGGCCTCGCAGGGGAGTGTAATCCGTCGATTGCGCCAAGTGTACACTGATCTATTCATCGATGAATGTCAGGATTTGGCGGCTTGGGATTGGGATTTCGTAGAACTGCTACTCCGATCCGATATCCGCATCACTCTTGTGGGGGATCCGCGCCAGAGCGTTCTGAGCACCAATCTTGCGCGGAAGAACAACCACTTCCGCAAAAGCGGCATCACGGAATTAATGGAAAAGTGGGAGGACGACGGGCTTTGCAAAATCGAAACAATGAACGAAACCCGTCGGTGTAACCGCGCAATATGCGATTTCGCCAATCTACTCTGGCCGGGCATGGAGGGAATGATCCCTCGTTGCGACGTGCAGACCGGGCACGATGGAGTGTTCTTGGTGCAGGCGAAGAAAGTGGCGGACTATCTCGAACACTTCCGCCCTCAGGTGTTGAAGCATGGGAGGAGGAAAAACGCCCCCGATTATGAACGGGGAGGCCTGAACTTCGGAATAGCCAAGGGAATGGAATGCGACCGAGTGCTAATCGTGCCGACCAGGGCGATTAAAGAGTACTTGAAGACGGGTGATTTGGATGAGCTGTCCGGAAAGGAGCGGCTTCATGTGGCAATCACGCGAGCAAGGCACAGCGTAGCGTTTGTTTACGACGGTCCGTCGGCGATCGTGCCTACGCGCTGGACGCCCTGA